One Eurosta solidaginis isolate ZX-2024a chromosome 5, ASM4086904v1, whole genome shotgun sequence DNA segment encodes these proteins:
- the LOC137254290 gene encoding uncharacterized protein → MEINIAAATKRKKRVLNFTAEEKRALIREVKEWPRIWDTSDPLHCNKNAVDQAWVHLSSSFGKEVSESKDAWTSLRESYRYHARASKRQKSGSCGGAALDAPIFSEDIDWEFAGEMAFLPNVSQKRRTFTSSSNFSEESSESPLDPSEDLNSTQICDNDPQYDYNPKRSKPSTLSQSPDEKWGRFNRILKKQEEFLEDRKKSPYTQALSTFDWLLNELPRSVGDDMCLHINSILLQKIEEHISSQTTEQIGLYVSAPPVITYHISSS, encoded by the exons atggaaataaatatTGCTGCAGCAACAAAACGCAAAAAGCGCGTATTAAATTTCACGGCGGAGGAGAAACGGGCTCTGATAAGGGAAGTGAAAGAGTGGCCCAGGATATGGGATACTTCTGATCCATTGCATTGCAACAAAAATGCAGTGGATCAGGCCTGGGTCCACTTAAGTAGTTCCTTTGGGAAAGAAG TGAGTGAAAGTAAAGACGCGTGGACCAGCCTTCGGGAAAGCTATCGCTACCACGCCAGAGCATCCAAGCGGCAAAAGAGTGGCAGTTGCGGCGGCGCTGCGTTGGATGCGCCTATATTTTCGGAGGACATTGATTGGGAGTTTGCCGGGGAAATGGCATTCTTGCCAAACGTTTCACAAAAACGAAG GACATTTACATCTTCATCGAATTTCAGTGAGGAATCAAGCGAATCTCCCTTAGATCCCTCAGAGGACTTGAACAGCACGCAAATTTGTGACAACGATCCCCAATACGACTAT AATCCAAAGCGTTCGAAACCGTCTACGTTATCTCAAAGTCCAGATGAGAAGTGGGGGCGCTTcaatagaattttaaaaaagcaagagGAGTTTTTGGAGGATCGTAAGAAATCCCCATACACCCAGGCATTATCGACTTTTGACTGGCTGCTAAATGAGCTGCCACGTTCTGTCGGAGATGACATGTGTCTTCACATAAACAGTATCCTTCTACAGAAAATCGAGGAACACATATCCAGCCAGACAACAGAACAAATTGGTCTGTACGTCAGTGCACCACCTGTGATCACATATCACATATCGTCCTCATGA